From Leptodactylus fuscus isolate aLepFus1 chromosome 11, aLepFus1.hap2, whole genome shotgun sequence, one genomic window encodes:
- the LOC142184292 gene encoding ficolin-1-like, which yields MYVPILLWLGMVSRLCSSDQSCPEVKVLGIGDSDKLSILRGCPGHPGLPGQKGDVGTYGEKGQRGSVGEPGKVGPQGEKGEKGERGVTEPVYAARNCKEVQDQGAVLSDWYTIYPHGSQPLKVLCDMDTDGGGWIVIQRRWDGSVDFFRTWADYKKGFGSRLNEFWLGNENIHQITSTGTWELRVDLQDFEGKKVFAKYASFKVLDESQKYMLLLGVFQEGTAGDSMSSLNNMMFSTKDKDHDTYEGSCSHLYFGGWWYSSCHGSNLNGLYHLGAHTSYANGINWYTGRGHNYSYQHAEMKIRPV from the exons ATGTACGTGCCAATACTACTCTGGCTGGGAATGGTGTCAAGGCTGTGTAGTAGTGACCAGTCATGTCCGG AAGTGAAAGTTTTAGGGATTGGCGATTCCGACAAATTGTCCATTCTTCGAGGCTGCCCTGGTCATCCTGGTCTTCCAGGTCAGAAAGGAGATGTTGGGACATATGGAGAAAAAG GACAAAGGGGATCTGTGGGGGAGCCAGGAAAGGTTGGACCACAAGGTGAAAAAG GAGAGAAAGGAGAAAGAGGAGTCACTGAGCCCGTATATG CTGCCAGGAACTGCAAAGAAGTCCAGGACCAGGGGGCAGTACTGAGTGACTGGTACACCATATACCCCCATGGCAGCCAGCCCCTTAAGGTCCTGTGTGATATGGAtacagatggagggggatggatT GTAATACAGAGACGTTGGGACGGGTCAGTAGATTTCTTCCGCACTTGGGCTGATTATAAGAAAGGATTTGGCAGTCGGCTGAATGAATTTTGGTTGGGGAATGAAAATATTCATCAAATAACTTCAAcag GAACATGGGAATTACGTGTCGATCTACAAGATTTTGAGGGTAAGAAGGTGTTTGCCAAGTACGCAAGCTTCAAAGTCTTGGATGAATCTCAGAAATACATGTTATTACTTGGAGTCTTTCAGGAGGGAACTGCAG GGGATTCTATGTCAAGTTTAAACAACATGATGTTTAGCACTAAAGATAAAGACCACGACACCTATGAGGGCAGCTGTTCCCATCTATATTTTGGCGGCTGGTGGTATAGCAGTTGTCATGGATCAAACCTTAATGGATTATACCACCTAGGAGCGCACACCTCTTATGCGAACGGCATCAACTGGTACACTGGAAGAGGGCATAACTACTCGTACCAGCATGCAGAGATGAAGATTAGGCCAGTTTAG